One part of the Arthrobacter sp. B1I2 genome encodes these proteins:
- a CDS encoding sugar ABC transporter ATP-binding protein, with protein sequence MSIVNVEKRFGPTVALAGVSMELERGAVHGLLGENGAGKSTLMKVLSGFVRPDGGSLSVDGVEVPSGDPDAARSAGLAMAFQELSSPPNVTVGQKLCLPLLPRAWSGLVSERATAARAAAHLKEWDLEDIDPRTRISDLSLAQRQQVEIVNALSSSPKLLILDEPTGALSDPEWLFRQIRRVTADGTAVIYITHKLAEIKEICDHGTVLRNGRVVGAFDRGDVHPDELIRLMIGRSLSQAFPGKADPQQTREPVLVVDNLAVAPALKDATLAVRRGEIVGVSALEGQGQRELFYSLAGLLPVAAGSANWHAASNTTSPKGNRASLVPEERKSEGLFMDMSTAFNLSVASAGSLGKFGLIKRAKERGYARESADKVNIKKELLDLPISALSGGNQQKVVFARAILANPDCLLLFDPTRGVDAATKVEIYHMARAFAEQGKAVLVYSTEIPELTGLCDRVYSMYAGRINDEHVGPDIDEEAIMASALGHSTAVA encoded by the coding sequence GTGTCAATCGTCAACGTCGAAAAGCGGTTTGGCCCGACTGTGGCACTCGCTGGCGTGAGTATGGAGCTTGAACGCGGCGCGGTCCATGGGCTTTTGGGCGAAAACGGTGCTGGGAAGTCGACGCTGATGAAGGTCCTCTCTGGGTTTGTTCGGCCCGATGGGGGCAGCCTTTCGGTCGATGGAGTGGAGGTGCCGTCCGGCGATCCGGATGCTGCTCGTTCGGCTGGTCTCGCGATGGCGTTTCAGGAGTTGAGCTCGCCGCCGAACGTTACCGTCGGGCAGAAGCTGTGCCTCCCGCTTCTACCGCGGGCGTGGTCTGGCCTGGTCTCCGAACGTGCCACTGCAGCGCGTGCCGCGGCGCACCTGAAGGAGTGGGATCTGGAAGATATCGATCCACGCACACGGATTAGCGACTTGAGCTTGGCGCAACGTCAGCAAGTCGAGATCGTCAATGCTTTATCCTCATCCCCAAAGCTTTTGATCCTGGACGAGCCGACGGGCGCACTATCTGATCCGGAGTGGCTATTCCGCCAGATCCGACGCGTCACCGCGGACGGGACAGCGGTGATTTACATTACCCACAAGCTGGCCGAAATCAAGGAAATATGTGACCACGGCACTGTGCTGCGAAATGGCCGCGTTGTGGGGGCCTTTGACCGCGGCGATGTTCACCCTGATGAGTTGATCCGGTTAATGATCGGAAGGTCCTTGTCTCAAGCGTTTCCCGGCAAGGCGGATCCTCAGCAAACGCGCGAACCGGTGCTGGTGGTGGACAACCTCGCGGTAGCTCCTGCATTGAAAGACGCCACACTTGCCGTCCGTCGGGGGGAAATTGTTGGCGTATCGGCCCTTGAAGGCCAAGGTCAACGGGAATTGTTCTACTCGCTCGCCGGGCTTCTACCTGTAGCAGCTGGATCGGCCAATTGGCACGCGGCCTCAAACACCACGTCGCCCAAGGGGAACCGCGCGTCATTGGTCCCTGAGGAAAGAAAGTCAGAGGGACTCTTTATGGACATGTCTACAGCTTTCAACCTTAGCGTCGCAAGCGCTGGGTCCTTGGGAAAGTTCGGACTGATAAAACGTGCCAAAGAACGTGGTTACGCACGGGAGTCGGCGGACAAGGTCAACATTAAGAAGGAGTTACTGGACCTCCCTATTTCCGCGCTGTCCGGGGGCAACCAGCAAAAGGTTGTATTCGCTCGGGCGATCTTGGCAAATCCCGACTGTCTGCTTCTTTTTGATCCCACGCGCGGTGTCGATGCTGCGACCAAGGTGGAGATCTATCACATGGCTCGGGCCTTTGCAGAGCAGGGCAAGGCTGTGTTGGTCTATTCGACCGAGATCCCGGAGTTGACCGGTCTTTGCGACCGCGTCTACTCGATGTACGCCGGCCGCATCAACGATGAGCACGTCGGCCCCGACATTGACGAGGAAGCAATCATGGCTAGCGCACTCGGACACTCGACGGCGGTGGCGTGA
- a CDS encoding purine-cytosine permease family protein has product MAILLILSGNVTAMFWFSFGGQLAFLVGWPMVLVPVAYMVVGAALIGGLIMRIASKEGLSLPLLSRGLGFGVKGSAVASIVYGVNYIFYFIFEGSIVSHALTEFAGIPVDSMEATLIFAGIALVALYFSWRGMHSMNILQRFGMPIFLILFVIGMFMLANGYVLTGPGEWHAGPVSETALLQALGLMNGQIVFQGLTATDYGRFVKTSVRYRGTALLMFVELLMIAVVMLAGAFISFTMLPAFAGRANPELAAIDPGLYFALFMGLLGVIFTVITQVRINVINLYSGSLAFSNAADALGRRKIGRQWWMVGLIAVGVVLYPINILQYTETFLALTGIMTNAWIVILLADYLVCRKLLRLAPSANIEYEEGKVRSWNPAGLVAMSIGIIVGGAGIFGAYPLYLASVVTMAVCPLIYIPIMAATKGRFYRKPLEQLSIPEHAEEVLTR; this is encoded by the coding sequence ATGGCAATCCTTCTCATACTGAGTGGAAATGTCACGGCCATGTTCTGGTTCTCCTTCGGGGGCCAGTTGGCGTTCCTGGTCGGATGGCCGATGGTCCTGGTTCCCGTCGCTTACATGGTTGTAGGCGCCGCCCTCATCGGCGGGCTCATCATGCGCATCGCCAGCAAAGAGGGTCTTTCGCTGCCGCTGCTCAGCAGAGGCCTGGGGTTCGGTGTCAAAGGATCCGCGGTGGCTTCCATCGTTTATGGCGTCAATTACATTTTTTACTTCATTTTCGAGGGAAGCATCGTCTCTCACGCACTCACCGAGTTCGCCGGCATCCCGGTAGATTCAATGGAGGCAACCCTCATCTTCGCCGGCATCGCCCTCGTGGCGCTCTACTTCTCCTGGCGGGGCATGCACTCGATGAACATCCTGCAGCGCTTCGGGATGCCAATCTTCCTGATCCTGTTTGTTATCGGCATGTTCATGCTCGCCAATGGGTATGTCCTAACCGGCCCGGGCGAGTGGCACGCAGGCCCTGTCAGTGAAACTGCACTACTGCAGGCGCTTGGCCTCATGAACGGACAGATCGTCTTTCAGGGCCTGACGGCCACCGACTACGGACGGTTCGTAAAAACGTCCGTCCGGTACCGCGGAACTGCCCTGCTGATGTTTGTCGAACTGCTCATGATCGCCGTGGTCATGCTGGCGGGAGCCTTCATCTCATTCACGATGCTTCCAGCCTTCGCTGGAAGGGCCAATCCCGAGCTGGCAGCCATAGACCCAGGCCTGTATTTCGCTCTCTTCATGGGGCTTCTTGGCGTGATCTTCACGGTAATAACCCAGGTGCGGATCAACGTGATCAACCTCTACTCCGGATCGCTCGCCTTTTCCAATGCTGCCGACGCCCTGGGTCGCCGAAAGATTGGCAGGCAGTGGTGGATGGTTGGACTAATCGCCGTCGGCGTTGTCCTCTACCCCATCAACATCCTCCAGTACACGGAGACATTTCTTGCACTCACGGGCATCATGACCAACGCCTGGATCGTAATCCTGCTAGCGGACTACCTCGTATGCCGCAAACTCTTGCGGCTTGCTCCGAGTGCCAATATCGAATACGAAGAGGGGAAGGTCCGCAGCTGGAACCCGGCGGGCCTGGTCGCCATGTCCATCGGAATCATCGTCGGCGGCGCAGGCATTTTCGGTGCCTACCCTCTGTATCTGGCTTCTGTGGTGACAATGGCCGTGTGCCCTCTCATCTACATCCCGATCATGGCCGCGACTAAGGGCCGGTTCTACCGCAAACCCTTGGAACAACTGTCCATACCCGAACACGCCGAAGAAGTGTTGACACGTTAA
- a CDS encoding zinc-binding dehydrogenase encodes MKAMAFTEFGDPDTLQMMDLPDPVAGPGQAVIRVGAVGVNHFDLDIRAGLSRLDHPSPHILGMEFAGEIVSLGSDTEGWSVGDHVTPLYQVACRECPACEAGEQTHCVRLQMYGVQRAGGYAQLALANTRDLVRLPEGTEWETAAAVQLTYGTAWHCLITRAKLQPGETVLISAAGSGVGTAGVQIAKMTGARVIATAGSAEKLERARENGADEVINYTTENLTERVMELTNGRGVDVAFEHVGGKIFEDTFASVAKQGRITVCGGHAGEVVNLDLIELFRTERTILGCCRASHGELRKVLDLVAQGRLHPIVGNTLPLEQAAQAHRLLDDRAAYGKVVLTP; translated from the coding sequence ATGAAAGCAATGGCATTCACTGAATTCGGTGATCCGGACACACTGCAGATGATGGACCTGCCGGACCCTGTTGCAGGCCCCGGCCAGGCAGTCATCCGCGTAGGCGCCGTTGGCGTGAACCACTTCGACCTGGACATCCGCGCCGGACTGTCCCGCCTCGACCACCCCTCACCCCACATCCTGGGCATGGAATTCGCCGGCGAAATCGTCTCCCTGGGCTCCGACACCGAAGGCTGGAGCGTAGGGGACCATGTCACTCCCCTGTACCAGGTAGCCTGCCGCGAATGCCCGGCCTGCGAAGCGGGCGAGCAGACCCACTGCGTCCGCCTGCAGATGTACGGCGTACAGCGCGCCGGCGGCTACGCCCAGCTGGCACTGGCCAACACCCGCGACCTGGTCCGCCTGCCCGAAGGCACCGAATGGGAAACAGCCGCAGCCGTCCAGCTCACCTACGGCACGGCCTGGCACTGCCTGATCACCCGCGCCAAACTCCAGCCCGGCGAAACGGTCCTCATCTCCGCCGCCGGCAGCGGCGTCGGCACCGCAGGAGTCCAGATCGCCAAAATGACCGGCGCCCGCGTCATCGCAACCGCCGGCTCCGCGGAAAAACTCGAACGCGCCCGCGAGAACGGTGCCGATGAAGTGATCAACTACACCACCGAAAACCTCACCGAACGCGTCATGGAACTGACCAACGGCCGCGGCGTGGACGTCGCCTTCGAACACGTCGGCGGCAAGATCTTCGAGGACACCTTCGCCTCCGTCGCCAAGCAGGGACGCATCACCGTCTGCGGCGGCCACGCCGGCGAAGTCGTCAACCTCGACCTCATCGAACTGTTCCGCACCGAACGCACCATCCTGGGCTGCTGCCGCGCAAGCCACGGCGAACTCCGCAAAGTCCTCGACCTCGTCGCCCAGGGACGCCTGCACCCCATCGTCGGAAACACCCTCCCCCTCGAACAGGCAGCACAAGCCCACCGACTCCTCGATGACCGCGCCGCCTACGGCAAAGTCGTCCTCACCCCCTAA
- a CDS encoding SDR family NAD(P)-dependent oxidoreductase, which produces MPEQDKVASGSPVVVITGAASGIGRAVAQRYAKEGFRTVIGTFPGDPHDPKGTLALIEEAGGEGLIVEVDVRSSRQVDALAQTALDEFGRIDHVVANAGILRRAALAELTDHAWDEMLSVDLTGALRLFRSCAPYLTSGASMVAVSSIAGGVYGWGEHAHYAAAKSGLIGLCRSLAVELAPRGIRVNSVIPGIIETPQSSDPTNSLGPEGLRQAAATVPLGRVGTADEVADVIWFLNSQDARYVTGQELVVDGGLIVGMRE; this is translated from the coding sequence ATGCCAGAGCAAGACAAAGTCGCCAGCGGCAGTCCCGTCGTAGTCATTACCGGAGCTGCCAGCGGTATCGGTCGTGCAGTTGCCCAGCGCTACGCCAAGGAGGGCTTCCGAACCGTCATCGGGACTTTCCCGGGGGATCCTCATGACCCGAAGGGGACGCTAGCGCTCATCGAAGAAGCCGGGGGCGAGGGACTCATTGTGGAAGTCGACGTGCGCAGCAGTCGACAGGTCGATGCGTTGGCGCAGACCGCATTGGACGAGTTCGGGCGGATAGACCACGTGGTGGCGAATGCGGGAATTCTTCGCCGCGCAGCCCTTGCCGAACTTACTGATCACGCCTGGGATGAGATGCTCTCCGTAGATCTCACGGGCGCGCTCCGTCTGTTCCGTTCCTGCGCCCCGTATCTCACTTCGGGCGCTTCAATGGTTGCTGTCTCCTCCATTGCCGGAGGTGTTTACGGTTGGGGCGAACACGCGCACTACGCCGCTGCAAAGTCCGGTCTTATCGGTCTTTGCAGGAGTCTGGCGGTGGAGCTTGCGCCCCGCGGTATCCGGGTGAACTCAGTCATCCCCGGGATCATTGAGACCCCTCAATCCTCTGACCCCACGAACTCCCTTGGGCCTGAAGGCCTGCGGCAGGCGGCAGCGACCGTTCCGCTTGGCCGGGTCGGTACCGCTGACGAAGTTGCCGACGTTATTTGGTTCCTTAACTCACAGGACGCCCGGTATGTCACGGGGCAGGAACTCGTCGTGGACGGTGGCCTTATCGTTGGGATGCGCGAGTGA
- a CDS encoding SDR family NAD(P)-dependent oxidoreductase produces MSRIQTLQGQKALVTGGASGIGRAIATAFIHEGADVVILDRDSATAQAASESIGAVGFVTADVAVREEVASAVRVAEDKLGSIDILVNAAGIVSESPMVDMPFAQWEQMLAIDLTSVFLVCQSVVPGMLDRGHGRVINIASQLAIKGGSAVSHYAAAKAGVIGFTKSLALEVAGAGVLVNAIAPGPIETPLLNDLGEDWIAAKRAELPLGRFGRPEEVAPTAVLLASSPGGNLYVGQTLGPNSGDVMP; encoded by the coding sequence GTGAGCAGAATACAGACCTTGCAGGGGCAGAAAGCTTTGGTGACCGGCGGTGCCAGCGGCATTGGTCGGGCCATTGCTACGGCGTTCATCCACGAAGGGGCGGACGTCGTCATCCTCGATCGTGATTCCGCAACTGCACAGGCAGCATCGGAGTCTATTGGCGCAGTAGGGTTTGTCACCGCCGATGTAGCGGTTCGTGAGGAGGTTGCTTCGGCAGTCCGGGTGGCCGAGGACAAGCTGGGCAGCATCGATATTCTCGTCAATGCCGCGGGAATCGTCAGCGAGTCACCTATGGTAGACATGCCGTTTGCTCAGTGGGAGCAGATGCTGGCCATCGATCTAACGAGCGTTTTCCTGGTATGTCAAAGCGTGGTACCAGGAATGCTCGATAGGGGCCATGGACGTGTCATCAACATAGCTTCCCAACTCGCCATCAAGGGCGGCAGCGCGGTGTCGCACTACGCCGCGGCAAAGGCTGGCGTTATTGGCTTCACCAAGTCGTTGGCCCTGGAAGTCGCGGGCGCCGGAGTCTTGGTGAATGCCATCGCTCCGGGTCCGATTGAGACACCGCTCCTGAATGACTTGGGCGAAGACTGGATCGCAGCCAAACGCGCCGAACTGCCGCTGGGCCGCTTCGGTCGCCCGGAAGAAGTTGCCCCGACAGCTGTATTGCTGGCGAGTTCGCCGGGAGGAAATCTTTATGTAGGTCAGACACTGGGTCCCAACTCAGGAGACGTTATGCCTTGA
- a CDS encoding FadR/GntR family transcriptional regulator, with protein sequence MVLRWIERQFLAGVVGIGDRLLPERTLADILNVSRTSVREAIRILEAMGIVRAGVGSGPDAGTVVTADPAGSINGRAAPSRRDSPPAGCRHCGNTEAFGDLVRYPFKTRFSSP encoded by the coding sequence ATGGTCTTGAGATGGATAGAGCGCCAGTTCTTAGCGGGCGTGGTAGGAATCGGTGACCGGCTACTGCCTGAGCGGACGTTAGCGGACATCCTGAACGTGTCCAGAACGTCTGTCCGTGAAGCCATACGGATTCTCGAAGCCATGGGCATAGTCAGGGCGGGAGTCGGATCCGGTCCTGACGCAGGTACCGTGGTGACGGCTGATCCCGCTGGGAGCATTAACGGCCGCGCTGCGCCTTCACGTCGCGACAGCCCACCTGCCGGTTGTCGGCATTGTGGAAACACGGAAGCTTTTGGAGACCTGGTCCGCTACCCATTCAAGACCAGATTCTCCAGCCCTTGA
- a CDS encoding FadR/GntR family transcriptional regulator produces the protein METRKLLETWSATHSRPDSPALEDAANILQRMPFEIEPQAYLDLDAKFHRALVKAADNVVVDALMSSLHDSIRGYTTLCASMTDDWEDVRIRLQKEHELILDAFLRGQHGSAANLVAEHIDNYYNHARISERGNELRSPY, from the coding sequence GTGGAAACACGGAAGCTTTTGGAGACCTGGTCCGCTACCCATTCAAGACCAGATTCTCCAGCCCTTGAAGACGCGGCGAATATTCTCCAAAGGATGCCGTTCGAAATTGAACCACAGGCGTATCTCGACCTGGATGCCAAATTTCACCGGGCTCTCGTCAAGGCCGCGGACAACGTAGTGGTCGACGCGTTGATGTCATCCCTCCATGATTCGATCCGAGGCTACACAACGCTGTGCGCGTCGATGACTGACGATTGGGAAGACGTGCGGATCAGGCTTCAAAAGGAGCACGAGCTGATTCTCGACGCGTTCCTTCGCGGCCAACACGGAAGCGCTGCAAATCTGGTGGCTGAGCACATCGACAACTACTACAACCACGCACGAATTTCTGAACGCGGGAATGAACTACGATCGCCGTACTAA
- a CDS encoding mesaconyl-C4 CoA hydratase produces MSPPADDQELVTELITPQPAIALANLIGADIPHGSLPPLWNWVYLLARRPHADLGPDGHPTSGVPAPPGPGQRRMFAGGRVTTYGNLIFGEEATRLTRVLTTTNKVGKSGPLTFVTVRNEITQNGEVRIVEDNDIVYRGESTGAHTRPAAAEIPEREARLDLSMDEALLFRFSALTYNAHRIHYDHNWAAHEGYPGLVVHGPLQALLMGELFRRSGTSLTGQTFAYRLVAPMIGVQRLSVVAAQDGLLKGGASVYNARGGETANGSLEPLAT; encoded by the coding sequence ATGAGCCCACCCGCAGATGACCAAGAGCTGGTAACCGAGCTGATCACGCCACAACCCGCCATAGCATTAGCGAATCTGATCGGCGCCGACATACCGCATGGCAGCCTCCCGCCGCTCTGGAACTGGGTCTACCTCCTCGCCAGGCGGCCGCATGCTGACCTGGGCCCCGACGGGCACCCCACCTCCGGCGTCCCGGCGCCCCCCGGACCCGGTCAGCGGCGCATGTTCGCCGGGGGACGCGTCACCACATACGGAAATCTCATCTTCGGTGAAGAAGCGACCCGCCTGACCCGGGTACTGACGACGACAAACAAGGTAGGGAAATCAGGACCTCTGACCTTCGTGACTGTCCGCAACGAGATCACCCAAAACGGGGAGGTCCGCATTGTGGAGGACAACGACATCGTCTATCGCGGGGAGAGCACGGGAGCCCATACAAGACCGGCCGCTGCGGAGATCCCTGAACGGGAAGCACGTCTCGACCTCAGCATGGACGAAGCGCTTCTGTTCCGATTCTCTGCCCTCACATACAACGCCCACCGCATCCATTACGACCACAATTGGGCGGCCCACGAGGGCTACCCGGGTTTAGTTGTGCACGGACCATTGCAGGCACTCCTTATGGGCGAGCTGTTCCGACGGTCAGGCACAAGCCTGACCGGACAGACTTTCGCCTACCGGCTCGTCGCTCCGATGATAGGCGTGCAGAGGCTCAGCGTTGTCGCGGCGCAGGACGGACTACTCAAAGGCGGTGCCAGTGTCTACAACGCCCGGGGCGGCGAAACGGCGAACGGCTCACTTGAGCCGCTGGCAACGTAA
- a CDS encoding HpcH/HpaI aldolase/citrate lyase family protein: MITTTVNAGAARSWLFVPATRPDRFPKAASSGTDFIIIDLGDAVAPEDKADARANATKWLSDEGHGHTTAVRINDVTSDNYQHDVEALAGLPGLQAVILPMASDVAVLEDLHRRLGPDVALIPQVETAAGIFRATELASAPGVVRLAFGHLDFAVDIDAAPAPEAMAYARSTLVLASRVAGIAGPIDSVTTDLDNDEAARMDASQARAVGFTGKLCIHPRQVAGVNEAMSPSAADIEWAQQILAASTGGAVRVNGQMVDAPVVARAERIIARAQ; this comes from the coding sequence ATGATCACTACCACTGTCAACGCCGGAGCAGCGCGCTCCTGGCTTTTCGTGCCGGCAACGCGTCCGGACCGGTTCCCCAAAGCCGCGAGCAGCGGAACTGACTTCATCATCATCGATCTTGGCGATGCCGTGGCACCAGAAGACAAAGCCGACGCACGCGCCAACGCCACCAAGTGGCTTTCGGACGAAGGGCACGGCCACACGACCGCGGTCAGGATCAACGACGTCACCAGCGATAACTACCAACACGACGTCGAAGCCCTGGCGGGCCTGCCCGGTCTTCAGGCCGTCATCCTCCCCATGGCCAGCGACGTCGCAGTGCTCGAAGACTTACACCGCCGGCTGGGCCCTGACGTTGCCCTGATACCACAGGTGGAAACAGCAGCCGGAATCTTCCGCGCTACCGAATTGGCTTCCGCCCCCGGCGTTGTGCGCCTGGCCTTCGGACATCTGGACTTCGCAGTGGACATCGACGCCGCACCGGCACCCGAAGCCATGGCCTACGCGCGGTCAACACTTGTCCTTGCCTCCCGGGTCGCAGGAATCGCCGGCCCGATTGACAGCGTTACGACAGACCTTGACAACGACGAGGCAGCCCGCATGGATGCCTCACAGGCGCGCGCCGTCGGATTCACTGGAAAACTGTGCATCCACCCCCGACAGGTTGCAGGCGTCAACGAGGCCATGAGTCCAAGCGCCGCAGACATTGAGTGGGCTCAGCAAATCCTGGCCGCCAGCACCGGAGGAGCTGTACGGGTGAACGGGCAAATGGTCGACGCCCCTGTCGTGGCCCGTGCCGAACGCATCATCGCGAGGGCACAATGA
- a CDS encoding sugar ABC transporter ATP-binding protein: MSTIAAESAVTHPVLSVRNLSKSFNGRTVLKDVSLDVTRGQIVGLLGQNGCGKSTMIKVIAGYHEPDPGAEILINGEPFDAKSKSAGSLAFVHQNLGLFDQGTVLENIMANRWARESGHIRWGSARASARRLLKDFNLNVDLDTKVQELSAGEKAVLAIARAVGELEGSETGLLVLDEPTPYLARQEVAQLFIAMRSAAQRGNAILFVSHRLDEISEVTDRVVVLRDGLLVGHGETSALDEDALVELIVGRKITDYYPDSLPEPSGEPVVHVKNLDLGRGAVLDFKVRRSEVVGITGLLGSGFEDVPYALAGLRNTATGEMSVGAKNLNISNLDPRAAIENGLALVPADRARLGVAAQLTVRENMSLPWLPSLTKGARIDQRQERARVNSLLNDFDVRPRDSEALIGSLSGGNAQKTVLARWIAMSPQLLLLHEPTQGVDVGARQQIFSAIQEAVSAGMSVLYASLEYEDLAHMCDRVLVFRDGRIIAEVKGPELTEERLADLSLRTETT; this comes from the coding sequence ATGAGCACAATTGCGGCAGAGTCCGCTGTCACACACCCCGTCTTGTCCGTCAGGAACTTGAGCAAGTCATTCAATGGCCGTACGGTCCTGAAGGACGTATCACTCGACGTTACCCGGGGGCAGATCGTCGGACTGTTGGGTCAGAACGGGTGCGGCAAGTCAACGATGATCAAGGTCATCGCCGGCTACCATGAGCCTGACCCCGGAGCGGAAATCCTGATCAATGGCGAACCCTTCGACGCTAAATCCAAATCTGCCGGAAGCTTGGCATTCGTCCACCAGAACCTGGGGCTCTTCGACCAAGGAACCGTTCTGGAAAACATTATGGCTAACCGTTGGGCCAGGGAAAGTGGCCACATCCGATGGGGTAGCGCAAGAGCCTCAGCCCGCCGGCTACTCAAGGACTTCAACCTCAATGTGGACCTAGACACCAAGGTTCAGGAACTCTCTGCTGGGGAAAAGGCCGTTCTCGCGATCGCCCGTGCAGTAGGGGAACTCGAAGGAAGCGAAACAGGCCTTCTCGTGCTCGACGAGCCCACGCCCTATCTGGCACGACAGGAAGTAGCGCAACTCTTCATCGCAATGCGCTCAGCCGCGCAGCGCGGCAACGCGATTCTTTTCGTCAGCCACCGACTTGACGAAATTTCCGAGGTCACAGACAGAGTTGTGGTGCTGCGCGACGGGTTGCTGGTTGGCCACGGAGAAACCAGCGCATTAGACGAAGATGCCCTCGTCGAACTCATCGTCGGGCGAAAGATCACTGATTATTACCCGGATAGCCTCCCGGAACCCAGCGGTGAACCAGTCGTCCACGTCAAAAACCTGGATCTGGGTCGAGGAGCGGTCCTCGACTTCAAAGTCCGGCGTTCAGAAGTAGTTGGAATAACAGGGTTGCTTGGGAGCGGCTTTGAGGACGTCCCTTACGCCCTCGCCGGACTCCGAAACACGGCCACCGGCGAGATGAGCGTGGGCGCGAAAAACCTGAACATCTCCAACCTTGACCCGAGAGCAGCGATCGAAAACGGACTTGCTCTGGTCCCAGCGGACAGGGCACGCCTAGGCGTAGCGGCCCAGCTCACCGTTCGCGAAAACATGAGTCTTCCATGGCTTCCCTCCCTTACTAAGGGTGCGCGGATCGACCAGCGTCAGGAGAGGGCGCGAGTCAACTCCCTTCTCAACGATTTTGATGTCCGCCCCCGCGACAGCGAAGCACTCATAGGCTCCCTTTCGGGCGGCAACGCTCAAAAAACCGTGCTGGCCCGTTGGATTGCCATGTCGCCCCAGCTTCTCCTCCTTCATGAGCCAACTCAAGGTGTCGACGTCGGGGCGAGGCAGCAGATCTTCTCGGCAATTCAGGAAGCAGTCAGTGCAGGCATGTCGGTGCTCTACGCGTCCCTGGAATACGAAGACTTGGCCCATATGTGCGACCGGGTACTTGTATTCCGCGACGGCAGGATCATCGCTGAAGTAAAAGGCCCAGAACTTACAGAGGAACGGCTCGCTGACTTGAGCCTTCGAACGGAGACAACATGA
- a CDS encoding sugar ABC transporter substrate-binding protein, producing MTSKVPLRAAFASLAAASLLALAACSSGDATTDSAANGPASAAAADVDLAGAQKQLDQYSQPFTWQSPGAAFDASAAKGKRVVYIPVDNSIPFFAPISNQMKEAFASVGVDFDVCDGKGNPGQWATCIDDAVGRQAGAIIIDSFTTSSVQASLDKARAAGVKIIDGNNGDPGTVPPAADARVSFPYSLAGRLVSDWIVADSGGKANVLIIQSPESGNVPDVVGKGYKAELTAKCPTTCKVKVVDVSFADWATRLQSTVQSQLAADPSINYVIPIYDGMSTYVVPGIQAAGATGKVKVATFNSNLDPMKKMASGGAVSVDVGSSQAYEGWAYADQALRLMTGQQPLDDQLVPVRVFTTQNVDKLQLTREAELSGEWFGDSSYKNEYKKLWRVG from the coding sequence ATGACCTCAAAAGTTCCGCTTCGTGCGGCCTTTGCCAGTCTTGCCGCGGCGTCGCTGCTTGCTCTGGCAGCCTGCAGCTCCGGCGACGCAACAACTGATTCGGCCGCCAACGGACCGGCCTCCGCCGCCGCAGCCGATGTTGACCTGGCAGGTGCGCAGAAGCAACTCGATCAGTATTCCCAACCCTTCACTTGGCAGAGCCCCGGCGCGGCGTTTGACGCCTCCGCAGCCAAGGGCAAACGCGTCGTCTACATTCCCGTTGACAACTCCATCCCATTTTTCGCGCCTATCAGCAACCAGATGAAGGAAGCGTTCGCCAGCGTGGGCGTCGATTTCGACGTTTGTGATGGTAAAGGCAACCCCGGTCAGTGGGCCACCTGCATCGACGACGCCGTCGGACGCCAGGCTGGCGCCATCATCATCGACTCGTTCACAACTTCCAGTGTTCAGGCCTCCCTCGACAAGGCCCGCGCAGCAGGGGTTAAGATCATCGATGGCAACAACGGTGATCCAGGAACGGTGCCCCCTGCCGCAGATGCACGGGTCAGCTTCCCCTACAGCCTGGCTGGCCGTTTGGTGTCGGACTGGATCGTCGCCGATTCGGGTGGCAAGGCCAATGTTTTGATCATCCAGTCGCCCGAATCAGGCAACGTGCCTGATGTGGTCGGCAAGGGCTACAAGGCTGAGCTTACGGCCAAGTGCCCGACCACCTGCAAGGTGAAAGTTGTCGACGTTTCGTTTGCCGACTGGGCTACACGCCTGCAGAGCACGGTCCAGTCACAGCTCGCAGCAGACCCATCCATCAATTACGTTATTCCGATCTACGACGGCATGAGCACGTACGTTGTCCCTGGCATCCAGGCCGCCGGTGCAACGGGCAAGGTGAAAGTAGCCACTTTCAACTCCAACCTTGATCCGATGAAAAAGATGGCCTCCGGCGGAGCTGTGTCCGTGGACGTGGGCAGCAGCCAGGCATACGAAGGATGGGCGTACGCAGACCAGGCCCTTCGCCTGATGACCGGTCAGCAGCCCCTTGACGACCAGCTCGTCCCCGTCCGGGTTTTCACGACACAGAACGTCGACAAGCTGCAGTTGACGCGCGAAGCCGAGCTTTCCGGGGAATGGTTCGGCGACTCCTCATACAAGAACGAATACAAGAAGCTCTGGCGCGTCGGATGA